A genomic stretch from Penaeus vannamei isolate JL-2024 chromosome 6, ASM4276789v1, whole genome shotgun sequence includes:
- the LOC113812260 gene encoding junctional adhesion molecule B — protein sequence MRMWAGSRAVRSSLLMLLLTAANVGAPPPALSEDDLGGSGRGGRHKRRAFPGPHFHPTSPTNVTAQMSAHAYLPCRIKNLGNKSVSWIRNRDSHILTVDRYTFIADERFQAWHEPATETWTLQVKYVQARDEGRYECQVSTEPKMSHFVQLDVITPQVTIAGEADIYVNSGSTVTIKCVITQALEEPNYIFWYHDDRRVVSAGSGRVLTVDRHPPDTSVGSLTIPSPSLSDSGNYTCAPASLSQASVMLHVLSGEHPAAMQRGTTSTTDTSGGPELRLHQSVLMAALISLLLCVCSPSFT from the exons ATGCGGATGTGGGCGGGATCCCGGGCTGTGAGGTCGTCCTTGCTCATGCTGCTCCTCACGGCGGCGAACGTCGGCGCTCCCCCGCCCGCACTCTCAG AGGATGACCTTGGGGGCTCAGGGCGCGGCGGACGGCACAAGCGAAGGGCCTTCCCTGGACCTCACTTCCACCCGACGTCACCCACTAACGTCACGGCCCAGATGTCGGCGCATGCGTACCTGCCGTGTCGGATCAAGAACCTCGGGAACAAATCG GTCTCCTGGATCCGAAACCGCGACTCGCACATCCTGACGGTGGACCGCTACACCTTCATCGCCGACGAGCGCTTCCAGGCGTGGCACGAGCCCGCGACGGAGACGTGGACGCTGCAGGTGAAGTACGTGCAGGCGCGGGACGAGGGCAGGTACGAGTGTCAGGTGTCCACGGAGCCCAAGATGAGCCACTTCGTGCAGCTGGATGTCATCA CTCCTCAGGTGACAATCGCTGGCGAGGCTGACATTTATGTGAACAGCGGCTCAACTGTCACCATTAAGTGCGTCATCACCCAGGCACTCGAGGAACCCAATTATATCTTCTGGTATCAT GACGACCGTCGCGTAGTCAGCGCCGGGTCAGGCCGTGTGCTGACGGTCGATCGCCATCCCCCTGACACCTCAGTGGGCAGCCtgaccatcccttccccttcccttagcgACTCCGGGAACTACACCTGCGCCCCTGCCTCTCTCAGCCAAGCATCTGTCATGCTGCACGTCCTCAGCG gCGAGCACCCTGCCGCCATGCAGCGAGGAACCACCTCGACCACGGACACCTCCGGAGGCCCCGAACTGCGGCTTCACCAGAGCGTCCTGATGGCGGCCCTCATCTCATTGCTCCTCTGCGTCTGCTCGCCATCCTTCACGTGA